Proteins from one Bacteroides mediterraneensis genomic window:
- the aat gene encoding leucyl/phenylalanyl-tRNA--protein transferase, which translates to MVFQLTKKLAFPDPHWGDPDGLLAIGGDLSVDRLILAYSNGIFPWYAFRRKVIQWWCPLQRFVIFPGEIHISHSMRTLMHKNTYRVTFNQAFEEVIRNCSKLRIDEEGAWLGEEMIEAYIRLYEQNLAASVEVWEGDKLVGGLYGVTLGTCFFGESMFSLVPSASKLALIRLAQLLHAHGGTLIDCQFETPHLKSMGGRYISYEEYMQYLRAE; encoded by the coding sequence GGGAGACCCCGACGGCTTGCTGGCCATCGGGGGCGACTTGTCGGTCGACCGCCTTATCCTGGCCTATTCCAACGGCATCTTCCCCTGGTATGCGTTCCGCCGGAAAGTCATCCAGTGGTGGTGCCCCTTGCAGCGTTTCGTCATCTTCCCGGGCGAGATTCACATCTCCCACTCCATGCGCACGCTGATGCATAAAAACACTTACAGGGTAACCTTCAACCAGGCATTCGAAGAAGTGATACGGAACTGTTCGAAGCTCCGCATCGACGAGGAAGGAGCCTGGCTGGGCGAGGAAATGATTGAGGCTTACATCCGCCTGTACGAGCAGAATCTGGCGGCCAGCGTGGAAGTGTGGGAAGGCGACAAGCTGGTCGGGGGACTGTATGGCGTGACCCTCGGCACGTGTTTCTTCGGCGAGAGCATGTTCTCGCTCGTGCCCAGTGCCTCCAAGCTGGCCCTAATCCGGCTGGCCCAACTGCTGCATGCCCACGGAGGCACCCTCATCGACTGCCAGTTTGAAACGCCCCACCTCAAGTCGATGGGCGGGCGTTACATCAGTTACGAGGAATACATGCAATACCTGAGAGCAGAATAA